In a genomic window of Gossypium arboreum isolate Shixiya-1 chromosome 7, ASM2569848v2, whole genome shotgun sequence:
- the LOC128295426 gene encoding ATP-dependent rRNA helicase rrp3-like → MEALLSQFTFLSDQALQGNKNFDPSAMEDLMKLFEIESYKAWAALELVEEKQVKGAEITMPILSFDQMGLKDDLLCGIYNYGFEKPSTIQQRAVMPIINGRDVIAQAQSGTEKTSMIALTVCQVVDTASREYVEERAIPIKEVFDAEEVFRRNNYGCEVCCKYNLPGQKAVRETGALQVAKNKLENQVEKLTWRLQLEKRMRSKECLRKERRECLITHSSGETKLLEKVQHELLVTYANRLLEKEHSGSEALLRDDKVEDLSRMYRLYCKIPRGLEHIANIQSLHMMSGYRKLPVHRFD, encoded by the exons ATGGAAGCTCTCCTCTCTCAATTCACTTTCCTCTCAGATCAAGCTTTACAAGGCAACAAGAATTTCGATCCATCCGCCATGGAAGACCTAATGAAGCTTTTCGAGATCGAATCTTACAAAGCATGGGCAGCTTTGGAGCTAGTGGAAGAAAAACAAGTGAAAGGAGCTGAAATAACCATGCCGATATTGAGTTTCGATCAGATGGGATTAAAAGACGATCTCCTCTGTGGAATCTACAATTACGGCTTTGAAAAGCCGTCGACTATTCAACAGAGAGCCGTTATGCCGATAATCAATGGCCGCGATGTGATTGCTCAAGCCCAATCTGGTACCGAAAAAACTTCGATGATTGCTCTCACTGTTTGTCAAGTGGTCGACACCGCTAGCAGAGAATAT GTTGAGGAACGAGCTATTCCGATCAAGGAGGTGTTTGATGCTGAAGAAGTCTTTCGCAGGAACAACTATGGTTGTGAAGTCTGTTGCAAGTATAACCTACCAGGGCAAAAG GCTGTTAGAGAGACGGGAGCTCTGCAAGTTGCAAAGAACAAACTGGAAAACCAAGTTGAGAAACTGACATGGAGATTACAACTGGAGAAACGGATGAGG TCTAAAGAATGCTTGAGAAAGGAAAGGAGAGAGTGTCTAATTACGCATTCAAGCGGTGAGACAAAATTGTTAGAG AAAGTGCAACATGAGTTGTTGGTCACATATGCAAATCGGCTACTTGAAAAGGAGCATTCAGGATCTGAGGCCTTGCTTAGAGATGACAAG GTGGAGGATCTTTCTAGGATGTACAGGCTTTATTGTAAAATACCTCGAGGCTTGGAGCACATTGCTAAT ATTCAAAGTCTTCATATGATGTCTGGGTACCGTAAACTGCCTGTTCACCGCTTTGACTGA
- the LOC128279286 gene encoding uncharacterized protein LOC128279286, producing the protein METKYVLGDEEEETTVAIDEADDLRQPNDTFLTDLNLMIVALSLSSICNEGDDGLNLDATDNNKVNIKDLEAGKDKGKTCNVPRLHARKRDTNNDNVKLMRRQTPHKDFRHGRRM; encoded by the exons ATGGAAACAAAGTACGTATTAGGTGATGAGGAGGAGGAGACGACGGTGGCCATTGATGAGGCTGATGACTTGCGGCAGCCCAATGACACATTTCTTACTGATTTGAATCTCATGATTGTGGCGCTTTCACTAAGCTCCATATGCAACGAAGGAGATGATGGCTTAAACTTGGATGCCACCGACAACAACAAAGTCAATATTAAGGATCTTGAAGCAGGTAAGGATAAGGGCAAGACCTGCAATGTTCCCAGGCTCCATGCTAGAAAACGGGATACCAACAACGACAACGTAAAGCTCATGAGACGACAAACACCACACAAGGATTTCAG GCATGGCAGAAGAATGTAG